CTCGCCCATGGCCCGCGCGCGTTGCCGCAGGGCGTGGTGGTGCAGCAACTCGGGCGCGTTGCCATCGATGCCGAGACGCCCTCGTGGCCGCGGCCGCGCGTGGCGCCGCCGGCGTGCTCTTCATCACCCAGGCCGCCGACCTGGTTCGGTGGGACGCGCTTAAGGGCAACAACACCGTGCGTCGCGAACTCGAGCCGCCGGTGCCCTCCGCTTACGCCGCCGCGACCATCACCTCGGTGTTGCTCACGCCGCCGGTCACCACGGCGCTGCTCGAGGGCGAGCTGGTCACTGGTCCGCAGGCGGTTCGCATTGGCGAGCCGGCGGCCTTTCCGGCTTCGTTCCAGCTGAAGAAGACGGCGCGGCTGCATGTGCCGGTCTCGGCCCCCACGGTCTATCGCCCCTACAACGTGGTCGCCATTCTTGAGGGCAGCGATCCGACGCTGAAGGACGAAGCCGTCACCGTGTTTGCGCACCTCGACGGCGCGGTCGGGTCGCGCGAGATTGCCGGCGACGCGATTTACAACTCGGCCGACGACAACGCCTCGGGCAGCGCGGCGATGCTGAACATCGCGGAGCAGATGGTGGCGGCGCCTCGTCCGAAGCGGACGATCGTGTTCGTGTGGGACAGCGGTGAAGAGCAGGGGCTGTGGGGCACGCGCTGGTTCGTGCATAGCCCGCCGGTGCCGCTGGCGCGGGTGGTCGCGCACTTCAACATCGACATGATCGGCGCCAGCCGGCGGCCCGGGTCCGCCGATGAAGCATCGAACCTGGTCACCGAGCGCAACGAGGTGTTCGTGATCGGTCCACAGGCCCTGAGCCGGCAGGCCAGCGTGCTGTTGGACCGCGTCAACGAGTCGTACTTGAAGTTGAAGTACAACCGCCAATACGACACGTCCGACAGCGAGTTCTTCTACCCGCGCACCGATGCCGGGCCGTTCCTCGAACGCGGCATCCTGACGATTGGCTTCACCACCGGCATCCACAACCGTTACCATCTGCCCGCGGATGAGGCGCGCGCGCTCGACCCGGTGCAGGTCCACGTCATTGCCCGAACGGTGCTGGCCAGTATCTGGATGGTGGGCGACGCCGCTGAGCGGCCGGGCATCGATCAGCCGATTCCGCGCACGGTGCCGCGCTTCCAGTAGAGGATTCCTGCCCATGACCATGAAACCTCTGGCGATTGCGGCGGCGGTATTGGCGGGACTCGCCGTGGCGCCCGCCATGCGCGCGCAGGCCGTGCTTGACGGTCCCTCCTTCGCCCAGGCTACGGAGGGCGGGCCCGTCGGTCCGAGCCCCTACGACGTTGTTCGCGGATGGCAAAAGCCGTTTGCCGCGCCCGGTTACGCCTTCGGGGGCAACTCCGGCGTCTTTGCCGAGTCACCGGATCGCATCTTCATCGCGCAGCGCGGCGAGTTCCGGCTGCCCGATCCAGTGCCTCCCGCGTATGCCGGCTTCGCTGGTTCGCTCAAGATGAACGTACTGAGCCTGGTCGATCGCCGCGAGTGGCGTAACTGCCTCTACACGCTCGACCGCGACGGCAACGTCAAGGAGCGCTGGACGCAGTGGGATTACCTGTGCGAGGGCTCGGGCGGCCCCGGGCCGCATCGCATTCGCATCAGCCCGTACGACAAGGAACGGCGCGTGTGGGTGATCAACGAGACCTTCCACCAGATTTATGTCTTCACCAACGATGGCAAGAAGCTCCTGCGCATTCTGGGTGAGAAGAACGTGCCCGGCGCCGGCGAACGGCATTTCGCCAATCCGCAGGATGTCGCGTTCCTGCCCGACGGCCGGGTGCTCGTGGCTGACGGCCTCGACAACCACCGCGTGATGATCCTCGACCGCGACCTGAACTACCTGGGCGAATTCGGCGGCAACGGCAAGGGGCCGGGCCAGTTCAACGGCGTGCACGCCGTGGCGACTGGCCCCGGCAACCGCATTTTCGCCCTCGATCGATCCGGCGGCCGCATCAACGTGTTCAGGACGACCGCCGATCCGAAGACGGTCGAGTTCGTCACCGCCTTCCCGGGCTTCTCGCTGCCGCTCGACCTGATCGTCAACGACGACAGCCTGTGGGTGACCGACCTCAAGCCGCTGCGCTTCGTGAAGCTCGACTTCGAAGGCAATCGCCTCTATACGTGGCTGGTCCCGCCCGATCTGCCGGATGGCTATCTCGAGGTGCACGCATTCTCGGTGGATTCAGCCGGCAACCTCTACGGTGGCGACAACCAGTACGGACGCACGCAGAAGTTCGTGCCCAAGCCGGGCGCGGATCCGACGCAGTTGATCCGCGCGCCGTGGGTGGCTCGGTAAGGCGACGGCCACCAACCACCGGTGCGACGATTAGCCGCACCTCGTCCGCGAGTGCTCCACTCCATACTCGGATCCTGAGTTTGGAAAAGGAGCGTTCATGTCCCTCGTTCGTTACGTTACGGTTCCCTTCGTCGTGCTTCTGTTCGTCGGCCTCGCGGTGTTGACAGAGGCGGCGCAGCCGTCGGGTACGATCGCCGGAACCATCACCGGACCAGACGGCGCCCGCCTGCCAGGCGTGACCGTGGTCGTCGCCGGTCCCCCGGGGGAAACCCTGGTCGTCAGCGGCGACCATGGCGGGTATCTCGTTACCGGCCTGCCGCCGGGCACCTACACCGTGCGGGCGCAGCTGCCGGGGTTTCGCGATTCGGAAGTGTCGTCCATCCAACTGACCGGTGGCAGAGCCACAGTTGACCTGCGCCTGACGCTGGCCGCCTTGCAGGAGGCCGTCAAGGTCACCGGCACGGCACCGGCCGACAGCCTCGAAGCGGCTCGCATCAACGAAAGCGGCGCGCGCGACGTGGGTGACGCGCTCACGACGGTGGCCGGAATCTGGAAAATCCGCAAGGCCGCCATTGCGAACGATCTCGTCCTGCGCGGTTACCAGGGCGACAATGTCAGCGTGCTCATCGACGGCATGCGCCTGTACGGCGCGTGTCCCGGGCACATGGATCGCACCGCCTTCCATGTGGACTTTGCCGAGGTCGAGCGGGTGGACGTCGCGAAGGGGCCCTTCGACCTTCGCAACCAGGGCAGCCTCGGCGGCGCGGTGAACATTGTCACCAAGCGCCCGGACCAGGGCTTCCACGCCACGCCCGGCCTCACCGCCGGTTCGTATGGGTACTTCAATCCGTCGGTGACGGCGTCCGCCGGCAACAAGCGGATCGCCGTGCTGGGCGGCTACTCGTTCCGGTCGTCAGACGCCTACACCGACGGCAACGGCGAGTCGATGCTGGCCGTCACCAACTATCGCCCGGGCGCCTACGACGAGAAGGCGTTCTCGATCGACACCGGCTGGGCCCGCGTCGACGTCGCGCCCGCGGACGGACAGGCCGGGCAGCTGTCGTACACGGCGCAGCGCGCCGACCTCATCCTCTATCCCTACCTGAAGATGGATGCGATCTACGACAACGCCGACCGCGTGAACGCCGGCTACGACTTCACCACTGGCGTGGGCAGGCTGGCGGGCATTCGCGCGCAGGGCTACTTCAGCCAGGTGAAGCACTTCATGACCGACCAGTTCCGCACGTCGGCGCCCGTGTCGGCCGCGCGTCCCTACAGCATGGGCACCCTGGCGCGAACCGAGACGATTGGCGGCAAGGTGGAAGCGACGTGGACCAACGGCTTTGCCGGCGTCGAGGTCTACACCCGCTTCTGGGGCACGGAGGGGGCCGCGATGATGAGCCAGTACCAGCCCACCTACGCGCTGCCCGACGTCACGACCGACGCCGTCGGCGTCTATCTCGAGCATGCAATCCTGCCGTCGGCGGCCTGGCGGCTCGATCTGGGTGCTCGCTACGACCATGCCTCCAGTGCCGCGGATACGGCCAAGGCCAACACCGATCTCTACTACGCGTATCACGACACGCGCGCCCTCGATGCCACGGACGCTGCGCCGTCGGCCAAGGCGCGGCTCACCTGGCAGCCATCCACCGATCTCACGCTGAGTGGCGGCATCGGTCTGACGGCCCGGGTGCCCGACGCCCAGGAACGCTTCTACTCGGTGGCGAGCATGGGCGCCGACTGGGTGGGGAACCCCGGGCTGGCCACGACCAGTAATGTCGGGCTCGACGCCACGGTGTCCTACAAGCGGCCCCGTGTGTCGCTGAACGCCTCGGCGTACCGGGACGACCTGAGCGACTTTGTCGCCGTCTACTCGCAATCGCGCGTCCACATGCCGGCGATGACAGTGCCCGGCATGGGAATGGGGATGCCCACGGTCAACACCAAGGCGCGGTCGTTTGCCAACGTTGACGCGACCATGACCGGGGCCGAGATCGAGGGCGTGGTGTCGCTTACCGAACGCGTGTTCGTGTCCGGGGATGTGTCAGGGGTCCGGGGTCGCCAGGACGCAAGGCCGGAGTTCGGCATCGCCAGCGCCAACCTGGCGGAGATCCCGCCCATGCGGTCGCGCCTGTCGCTGCGCTACGACGCGCGCAAGCCCCGCGGCGGCTACTTCCTGGAGGCGGAGGGCGTGTATTCGGCGGCCCAGGACCACGTGAACGCCGATGTCCAGGAGTCCACGACTCCCGGATACTTCGTCGGCAACGCCCGAGCCGGCGTGCAGATGAGGGCGGCGCAACTCACGCTGGGAATTGCCAACATCTTCGACCGGGCCTACGTCGAGCACCTGTCGTATCAGCGCGATCCCTATCGCTCGGGCGTCCGCGTCTACGAACCCGGCCGGAACATCTACGCGCTGATGAACGTACGGTTCTAGCGGCGCGCCGCCATCGCAGAGGTTGACGCAGGCGAGCACTTAACGTTTACTCATGATCATGGTGACCAAGAAGCGCTTGTTGATGACCTTGCTGCTGGCCGTGCTTACGGTCGAGGCGGCGCCGTTGTTCGCCCAGGAGCAGGTGACGGTTGTTCGGCGCAGCGGCGAAAGCGTGTCGGGGCGGTTCGAGGATTGGGTGCGCCAGACCGACACGGTCTACGTGCGCGTGACGCCGAATGATCAGCGACAATTCCGAATGGGTGACGTGCTGCTCATCGACGTGGGCGGCACCGGCACCAACCTGCCCGCCAACGAAACGCAAGCCGCGCAAGGGGCCGAGCACATCCTCGTGACGCGCCGCGGCGACGTGATGACGGGCCGGCTCGTCAGCATCGAGGGCGGCGAGGGCTCCGCCCACTCGACTGAGCCGCGTCGTGTCTCGTTTACGGCCGGTGGTGGCGAGCAGCGGCTCCTCTTGTCCGAGGTGGCGCGCATCTACCTGGGCAACTACCGACGTCCGACGGCGGCGGCGACCGAGCCGGCACCGGCCGCGCCCAACACGGCTGTGCCCGAGGGCAGCATTCGCGTGCCGGCGAACCAGCAGTGGACGGCGACCAACATCACCATCGGTCGCAACGACCGGGTGTTGTTCACGCCCGAGGGCGAGATCCAGTTGTCGGGTGAGGCCGACGACAAGGCGACGGCCAACGGTTCGCTCAAGGGACGCACCGCGCCAAACGCGCCCATGCCGGGCGTGCTCGCGGGCGCGCTGATTGGACGCATCGGCAACGGCGCGCCGTTCGCCATCGGCAACCAGAGCGTGCCCCTGCCCATGACCGGCCAGGGACCGCTGTGGCTGGGGATCAACGACGATGCGGTCGGCGACAACACCGGCGCGCTAGTCGTGCGCATCATCGTGACGCGCGGACGGTAAACGCCGGCGGCTGAGGCACCCTAGGCACCTTGGGCACCCTAGGCACCTTAGGCACCTTAGGCACCCTATTTCAGCGTCAGCTTCCCGAACGCCGCGCCCAAGGCGGTGTTCGGGACCGCGCGCGGCTGAACCTTCGGGTTCGATCCTTCGTGTTTGAACCGTTGTGGTTGAACCGGCGTGGTTGAACCGGCGTTGGAACCGCTCTTCATCGTCAACGCAATGCGCTTGCGCTCGATGTCAACCTCGACGACCCGCACCTTGACGATGTCGCCGGCCTTGACGACCTCGCGCGGATCCTTCACGAACCGATCGGCCAGCTGCGAGACGTGAACCAGGCCGTCCTGGTGCACGCCGATATCCACGAACGCGCCGAAGTTGGCGACGTTGGTCACCACGCCCTCGAGCGTCATGCCCGGCACCAGGTCGCGCAGATCCTGCACCCCGTCCTTGAACGCGGCGGTCTTGAACTCGGGCCGCGGATCGCGATTCGGCTTGTCCAGTTCCGCCAGCACGTCCTTGATCGTCGGCACGCCGTATTGCGCGTCAACGAAGTCTTCGGGCTTGAGCGTGCGGATCACCGGCGACTTGCCGATCAGTTCGCCGATCGCCAGGCCGGTTTGCGTGGCAATGCGCTCGACCAGCGGATACGCCTCGGGATGCACGGCGGACGCGTCGAGCGGGTTGTCGCCGTTCATCACCCGCAGGAAGCCCGCCGCCTGCTGATAGGTCCGCTCGCCAATGCGCGGCACCTTCAACAGCTGCTTGCGATTGCGGAACGCGCCGTGGGCGTCGCGGAACGAGACGATGTTCGTCGCGAGCGCGTCGGAGAGGCCCGAGATGCGCGCGAGCAGCGGCACCGAGGCGGTGTTCAAGTCGGCGCCCACCGCGTTGACGCAGTCCTCGACCACGGCGTTCAGGGTCTTGCCCAGTTGGAACGGGCTGACGTCGTGCTGATACTGGCCGACGCCGATCGCTTTCGGATCGATGCGCACGAGTTCCGCGAGCGGGTCCTGCAGGCGCCGGGCAATCGACACCGCGCCGCGCAGCGACACGTCGAGGTCGGGAAACTCCCTGGCGGCCGCTTCCGAGGCGGAATACACCGAGGCCCCGGCTTCAGACACCATCACCTTGGTCAGCGGCAGGTCGGGCAACGCCTTGATCAGGTCGCCGGCCAGCTTGTCGGTCTCGCGAGAGGCGGTGCCGTTGCCGATCGAGACGAGCTGCACGCCGTGCTTCGTGGCGAGCTGGCCCAGCGTTCTCAGTGAGCCCGCCCAGTCTTTCCGCGGCTCGTGCGGATAGATGGTGGCGGTCTCGACCACCTTGCCGGTGCCATCGACCACCGCGACCTTCACACCCGTGCGAATGCCGGGATCGAGGCCCATGGTGACGCGCTGCCCGGCCGGCGCCGCGAGCAGCAGGTCGTGCAGGTTGCGGCCGAACACCTTGATGGCTTCGAGCTCGGCCTGCTCGCGCAGGCGTTGTTCGGCGTCGAGCTCCAGGTGTCCGAGCAGCTTGACCTTCCACGTCCAGCGGACGGTTTCGGCCAGCCACTTGTCGGCGGGGCGGCCCTGGTTGCTGATGTTGGCGCGGCCGGCAATGCGGCGTTCCGGCTCGGTCGGGCCGTCCACGCCTTCGTCAGGCAGGCCGATCGACAGGCGGAGAAACCCTTCCTTGCGCCCGCGCAGCAGCGCCAGCGTGCGGTGCGAGGGCACCGCCTTCACCTGTTCGGTGGCGGCGAAGTAGTCGGAGTACTTGACGCCTTCGGCTTCCTTGCCGGGCACCACCACCGACTTCCACTCGCCGCGTTCCCACAGCAGCGTGCGCAGCCCGCCGACCAGCTCCGCGTCCTCCGCGAAAGTCTCCATCAGGATCCAGCGCGCACCTTCGAGCGCGGCCGCGGCATCGGCGACGCCCTTGTCGGCATCGACATACGCCACGGCGGCGGTCTCTGGCGACAACGTCGGGTCGTGCCACAGCGCGAGCGCCAGCGGTTCCAGTCCGGCTTCGCGCGCGATCTGCGCCTTGGTGCGCCGCTTCACCTTGTAGGGCAGGTACAGATCTTCGAGCCGGGCCTTGGTGGCGGCGTCGCGGATGGCCGCTGCCAGTTCCGGCGTGAGCTTGCCCTGCTCCGCGATGCTCTTCAGGATCGCCGTGCGGCGATCGTCGAGATCGCGCAGGTAGGTGAGCCGCTCGTCGAGCGCGCGCAACTGGGTGTCGTCGAGGCCGCCGGTGGCCTCCTTGCGATAGCGCGCTATGAACGGCACGGTGGCCTTGTCGTCGAGCAGGGCGATGGCGGCATCCACCTGCGGCACGCGGACGTTCAGTTCTTCGGCAATCAGCTGGGCAATGGACTTCATGTGGGACTGGCGGACAGCAATGTGGCGTCCGGCTTTAGCCGGACAGGATGTGGCGTCCGGCTTTAGCCGGACAATGCGAGCAGGTGACGGAGCCCGAGAGCTCCGTCACCCCGATAGTGTGCGCTGACGCGCTTACTTCGCTGCGGCGGGCGCGGGTGTGGCCGGCAGCGCCTTGCCCTGCAACTCGACGAGACGCTTGGCGAGGATGTTGTTCACGACCGCGTTGTTGCGGATGTCGGTGAGGTACGCGGCCCGCAGCAACTGCTCGCGGCGGCCCTTCAGCCCGTTGGTGATGGCGTCCTTCACGGCCGGCATGCTGGGATCCTTCTGGCCGGCGGTGTCCTTGGCCACGAACAGCACGATCGTGTGGGCGCCGTTGTTGCTGACGACCCGGACCGAGCCGGGTTCGGACTTGAGCACCGCATCGCGCAGGGCCGGGGGCGCCTGCTGCAGGCGCGAGAGCGGGATGAAGCCCAGGTCGCCGCCGCGCGGCGCCGACTGCGGGTCTTCCGAGAAGTCGGCGGCGAGGTCGCCGAACGCGACGCCCGCCTTCAGGCGCTCCATCAGCATCTGGGTCTTGGCCGCCGCCTCTTGCGGCGTCCGCGCATCGTCACCCGACCGATTGCCAATCTCCTGATCGGCGACCGGCGTCACAGCGATCTGGGCGATGTGATACGCGTCTTCGGTGCGGTTGAACTGCGCCTTGTTGGCGTTGAAGAAGTCGGTGACTTCCTGGTCGGTGACCACGATCTTCTTGACCACTTCCTGGTCAACGACCTTCGTCACCAGCATGTCGCGGCGCAGCGCTTCGCGCATGTCGGCGGCGGTCAGGTTGCGCGCGGCCAGGCTCTTCTCGAAGGCTTCAGGGGTGATGTTCTTCTTGCCCTCTTCGAACGCCTGGTCGACTTCGGTGTCGGCGATCTCGACCTTGAGCGCGCGCGCCTTGGCCATCAGCAGGTCCTGGACGATCAGTTCGTTCAGGATGCCCAGCTTGGCGGTCGCCAGTTCCTCTTCCGACAGGACGGCGCCGTCCTGCGCGGTGCGGCGGTACGTCTTCTCGACCTCTTCGCGCTTGATCTCGCGGCCGTCAACGACCGCCCAGGCGTCGGGCGACGCGGGCGGCGTGGCGGGGGTGGATCGGCACGCGCCGGCAAAGCCCGCCAGCGCGAACGTGGCGGCCAGGGCGAGGTGACGGCGGCGCATGAGGGGCGACGTGAGTGTGTTCATCGGAGCCATTGTATCCGGCGAACCGCCTCCTCGGCCATTAGGGAGTGACGGCCCGCCGGATGATGTCGTGAAGTTGCCGCACGCCCTCCGTGAGGGCGGCCGGTCCCGGCTGCAGGATGTAGGTGGATTTCACCTCGTAGATGCGCTCGTTCTTCACGGCCGGGACCTCGGCCCACCCGGGGCGCGCGGCGATTCGGGCGGGGCGCACGGGCTTGCCGCACCACGAGCCGATGATGACGTCGGGGGCCCGCGCGATTACCTGCTCGCTGGTCACGATGCGGTCCCTGGCCAGGCTGGCCCGATCGAGCTCCGGGAAGGTCGGATCGCCGCCGGCAATCTGCACCAGCTCCTCGGTCCAGCGAATGCCGCTGATCAGTGGGTCATACCATTCCTCGAAGAAGACCTTGGGCCGCCACGGTAAAGCGGCGGCCTGCTCCCGTATGTCGTCGAGGCCCTGGCTGAGCCGTGCCGCCAGCGCCTCGGCCTTCTCGGCCACGCCGACGATGCCCCCGAGCACGCGAATCATTTGCAGGATCTCGGCGACGCTGCGCTGGTTGAACGTAAAGACGGGGTAGCCGCGCTTCACCAGGTCGGTGGTGATGTCCGCCTGCAAGTCGGAGAAGGCGAGGATCAGATCCGGCTCGAGCGCCTCGATCTTCTCGTAGCGGGCGTGCAGGAACGACGACACCCTGGGCTTCTGGCGGGCTTCGGGCGGACGCACGGTATAGCCCGAGATGCCGACCACGCGGTCGCCTTCGCCGAGGAGGTACAGCGTCTCGGTGGTTTCTTCCGTGAGGCAGACGATTCTACGCGGGTAACTCGATCGTTCCACTCAGCGCTCCCCTTGGCTCCACAGTTGCATATCCACCAGCATGACGCAGCTGGACAATCCCACCGACACCCTCGCCGCCGAGCGGCGCAACGTCCTGGAGCAGGTCGAAGACTGGCTCGAGACGCCTCTGCTCATCCTCGCCTTCGTCTGGTTGGTGCTCCTGATCAGTGAACTGATCTGGGGCCTTAGCCCGATCCTCGAAGCGACTGGCCTCGTGATCTGGATCGTGTTCATCGTCGACTTCCTGATCAAGTTCGTGCTCGCGCCAGACAAGAGTGATTACCTGCGCAGCAACTGGCTGACGGCGATTGCCCTGGTCGTTCCGGCCCTGCGCATCTTCCGGATGTTCCGTGTTTTTCGCATGCTTCGCCTGGTGCGAACCACGCGCGGGCTGCGCTTGGTACGCGTGGTCACGTCCCTCAACCGCGGCATGCGTGCGCTTGGCGAGAGCCTGGACCGCCGCGGCTTCGGCTACGTCGTCCTGCTGACGGTCCTCGTGACCTTCGGCGGCGCCGCCGGCATGTATGCCTTCGAAAACCACAACCCCGACGGCCGGGGCTTGACCACGTACGGCGCGGCGCTGTGGTGGACCGGCATGATGATGACGACGATGGGGTCGGAGTACTGGCCACAGACGGCCGAAGGCCGCATTCTCTGCCTGCTGATTTCGCTCTACGCCTTCGGGGTATTCGGCTACGTCACCGCGACGCTCGCGACCTTCTTCGTTGGCCGCGACGCGGCCAGCGAACAGGGCGAACTGCCGAGTGCCGAGGCGGTGCGGGAATTGCGCGCGGAGATCGCAGCGCTGCGTCACGCCTTGAGGGGCCCTGCGTAGGCTGCGTCTGGTGGTGTCGAAAGGTCGGCGAACACGAACCCGTCACGATCGACGACGTCGCCGACAGAGACGACGATTGGGTGGTTGAACATTGGCCCGGTGTGCGCGAACGAATGGAACTCGCCGTGCTCGCCGCACGGGTCAACCCCGGCCGGCAGGTCGTCGATTAGTGATTGATCGAAGGTGCGCCCCGCAAACGAGCGATCGAGCTGCTTCGGGTCGACGCATGAGAGCGTCGCGCGCAACCCGCCATCGAGCATGTCTTTCGCGAGTTCGGCGGTCGGCTTGGTCTTCCACAGCGGAAACAGCGGCTCGAGCCCGGAGCCGGCCAGCCGTTCCTCGCGATAGCGCCGCACGTCTTCGAGAAACAGATCGCCGAAGGCCACATGCGTGAAGCCGGCCGAGACGAATCCGTCCACCGCTGTTGTCATGGTCGACTCGTACTGCTCGTTCGAGCACGGCCACGGCAGCGGCACCACGTGCAGGGGCAGGCCCGCAGCGTCTGCCTGTGCCTGCAGCAGCTCGCGCCGAACGGCGTGCATCGCCACCCGGTCGAAGGCTTCGTTGGTCGTGGTGAGCAGGCCGGCGACGGCTCCTGGTTGTTGCTGTTGCAGCGTGTGCAGCATCCACGCCGAGTCCTTGCCGGTGGACCACGACACGAGGATCTTCATGGGTTCTCCAGGCGCACTAAAGTGCCCCTACGGGTGCAATGCCTTCGCCATGCGCTCCACGCTCTCGGCGACACGAGGGCCGGGTACCGTGACGGCGTGGCCGGCAATGAAGTGCACGCGCTGGTTGCGGACGGCCGGCACCGACCGAAGCCGCGCCCACGCCGCCAGCTCGTCACGCATCGGCTGGCCTTCGGGGATATCTTCCGGCCGCAGCTCGATGATCACCTCTGGCGCCCGCGCCAGAATCGTCTCGGTCGACACCTGGACCGACTCGCGGTCGAGGTCGTTGAACACATTATCTCCACCGGCCATGTCGAGCATGTCGTGCAGGAAGCCGCGGCCGCCGCTGACGTACACGTTGCGCAGGGTTTTCGGCTCGCGCGAGAAGACCAGCAGGGTGTTCGGCCGGCGTTTGCCGGCGACGCGGGCGCGGACGGCGGCGAGCCGCGCTTCGATCGCGCGGACCACCTGAGTGGCCTCGGTGGCGTGGCCGGTCCTGGCGCCGAGCTCCGTGATCGTGACCAGGAGATGGGCGAGACCGCCATGCCGGTAGTCGAACGTGGCGATGCCGGCGCGCTTCATTTGCGCCTGCAGGTCCACCTGGCTGCCGTAGGTGATCACCAGGTCGGCCTTGAGCGCGATGATGCGCTCGGTGTCGGGATCGAGCAGCGCGCCGACGCGCGGCAGGGCGGTGACCTCCGGCGGATACTCGTCGTAGCTGGAAACCGCGATCACCTGCGGCCCGGCGCCAATGGCGTAGAGCATCTCGGTCAGCGCCGGGACGAGCGAGATGATGCGCTGCGGGCGCGTTTGAAACGCAACCACGAAGGACACGAAGGTTCCCACGAAGGACACGAAGAAGACCAACCCAAGTAAATTCGTGTGCTTCGTGATTTTCTTCTTCGTGTCCTTCGTGGTCATGACTTTT
This genomic interval from Acidobacteriota bacterium contains the following:
- a CDS encoding helical backbone metal receptor yields the protein MTTKDTKKKITKHTNLLGLVFFVSFVGTFVSFVVAFQTRPQRIISLVPALTEMLYAIGAGPQVIAVSSYDEYPPEVTALPRVGALLDPDTERIIALKADLVITYGSQVDLQAQMKRAGIATFDYRHGGLAHLLVTITELGARTGHATEATQVVRAIEARLAAVRARVAGKRRPNTLLVFSREPKTLRNVYVSGGRGFLHDMLDMAGGDNVFNDLDRESVQVSTETILARAPEVIIELRPEDIPEGQPMRDELAAWARLRSVPAVRNQRVHFIAGHAVTVPGPRVAESVERMAKALHP